The window TACAAAGAATTTCGATTATACGCGCAATGCTATTAAAACCGCAATTTATAATTGCCGATGAACCCGTTTCAATGCTGGATGTATCGGTTAGGGCAGATATTATAAATATGCTTCTTAATTTAAAAAAGCAATATAATGCAACTATTGTCTTTATCAGCCATGATATAAGTTTAACTCGGTATATTTCGGATAAAATTGCTGTTATGTACTTAGGGCGAATTGTAGAATATGGAGATGCTGATGATATAATCAAAAATCCCAAACATCCGTATACAAAAGTTTTAATATCAAACTGCGGTTCGTCCGACCCTACGGAAAAAACCGAAAAAATTTTTATACAAGGAGAGCCGCCAACTCCGATTGACCCGAAAGATATGTGTTATTTTGCACCGAGGTGTTTTATGGCGACGGATGAATGTTTCGGTTCTTATCCGGATACTAAAAAATTGTATGAAGGGCACATTGCTGCTTGTCATAAATTATAAACAATAGGAGAGAAGAAAATGAAAAAAAGAATTGCAATGCTGCTTATGGCAGCGGTCTTGATGGTTACTGTATTGGTAATTTCATGCAGTAAGGATGAGGCAGAAATGGGAACCGGTGGAAAAACAACGGAAAAAACTACCCTCATTGTAGGAGCAGGCGGAGATCCGATGAGTTGGAATCCGGACAGCTTGCCCGATGACAACGGGTATCCGATTTTCCAAAATATATTCAATCGGTTGGTCAAATTGGACGCATCAAAAAATATTATACCCGATTTGGCCGAATCGTGGGATATTTCACCCGACGGAAAAGAGATAACGTTTTATCTTCACACGGCTGAATGGCATGACGGAAAACCTGTAACGGCCGATGATGTAAAATACACATTTGATTATATTGCAAAGAAAAATACATACTTGTTATATTCACGGCTTCAAATTATTGACGAAATAGTTGTAAAAGACAGTAAGACAGTTGTGTTTAAATTAAAAGTTCCTGATGTATCGCTTGTGGCAAATCTCGGCTGGTATGCGTCATTTGTTCTCCCGAAGCATATTTTTGATAACGGACAGGAATGGGAAGATAATATTGCAGCCAAAGAAAAGCCGATAGGTTCGGGGCCCTTTAAACTCTTAAAATTTAAACAAGGGGAATCGGTTACACTTGAAGCAAATAAAAACTATTTTATGGGAGCCCCGAAAATAGACAATGTAATTTTTACAATAATTCCCGATAGTGCTACAGCAGTACAAGCTCTTGTAAACGGCGAAATAGATGTATTGGAAAATATACCGGCAGCAAATAATAGAGAACTTTTAGCAAATCCTCAGCTTAGACTGGTATTCAATGAATATCCGTCGCCGATGAGAATTATCTTTAATATGCGGAATGAAAAAGTTAAGGATGTAAATTTAAGAAGGGCGATTGCAAGTGCAATAAATAAAAAAGAAATTTCCGATAAAATTTTCGACGGAGTACAAAAGCCTGAATATGCTATGTATCCTCAATTTATAAAATGGGTAAGCAATACGGAAAATGTATCTCCTCAATTTAACATTGATGCCGCAAGAAAAATTTTACAGGATGCCGGATACAAGGCTGATAAAGACGGATTTTTTGTACGCGGTTTGCAAATAGAAGTTTTTGAGGGAGGAGGATATCCCGATGCTGCAAAATTAATGCAGGCAACACTTGCAAAAGCCGGTATTGAATTAAAGGTAAACGTATCTGAATATAATGCATGGTCGGATAAAGTAGGGGCAAATAGAGATTTTATGCTGGAACTACAAGGCGGCTTTATGGGGCCTGATCCGGCAGCTCTTTATTCCAGATATGGTACTGATGAATCAAATAATTGGAGCGGGTATTCCAATATAAAGTTTGATGAGCTATGTAAAAAAGGTTTGACTGTAGGTAATAAAGAAGAACGAGCTGCAATTTATAAAGAAGCCCAAAAAATTTTAGCCGAAGATTTACCTTTTATTCCTATAGTAGGGTTTGCATCCTACGATGCAAATTCAGTAAATTTTAAAAATTTACCTATAGACGGAACAGGAAAATGGGGTTGGCAAGAATATACATTTACTGAAAAAGTGAAATAACAGGGAAGGGTAATCAAGTGAATAAAATATTTGAAGATGTTATCAACCGGGTACCCGATTATAAAGAGTTTATGACCGTCGATGAAATGAATTCGGCAAGTAAAGCCCTTGCAAAAAAATATCCTGATATAGTGGAAGAGTTCGAATTCGGGACGACCAGAGACGGTGATAAGATCATAGGTTTAAAAATAGGAAAAGGAAGGCAAAATGCTCTTGTTTTCGGCCTCCCTCATCCGAATGAACCTATCGGTACTATGATGTTGGATTATTTTACAAAAGAATTGGCTGAAAATAACAAATTGCGGGATGAACTGAATTACACGTGGTATATTGTAAAAGCTTGGGATTCCGACGGGACCAGACTGAACGAGGGCTGGTTTAAGGGGCCGTTTACGCTTTATAACTACGCAAGAAATTTTTTTAGGCCTGCAGGTCATCAACAAGTGGATTGGACATTCCCGATAGAGTACAAGGAATTGAAATTTACCGATTCCATTCCCGAAACTGTTGCAATGATGCATCTAATCGATAAAATTAAACCTCGATTCATTTATTCGCTTCATAACGCAGGATTTGGTGGGGTCTACTGGTATTTATCGCGCGATATCCCGAAAGTATATGCCGGCTTAAAAGAAGCGGCAAAAAAACAAAATGTACCGCTGAATTTGGGGGAACCTGAGGCTCCATACTGCAAGGCCTTTGCCCCTGCAATTTATAAAGAACTCGGTATTCGCGATAATTACGATTACTTGGAAAAATACGGTGTAAAAGATATTCCGAAAGCAATCGGCGTCGGGACATGCAGCGCAGACTATGCCGGGGAAAAGTATAAATCTTTTACAATGTTGACTGAACTTCCGTATTTTTATAGCGAAAAGATTATTGACCTATCGGACAGCGGAGAAAACCGAGGTGAGATAGTGAGAAAATCTTTAGAAGAAAACAGAAAAAGCGAAGCGTTCATTTTGGATTCTTTAAAAAAGACAAGGAAGCATATGGCAAAAAATAATCCGTTTTTACTTGCCTTGGATGCTTTTACAGGAAGAAAGGATGATTATGAAGCTGCCGTTAAGATGACTTACGAAGATGAAAATTATAGTAAAAAGAATGCTACGGTTGCAGAAAAATTTGACAATGAATGGATTAAAAAATTTTATAAGATGCTGTCTTTCGGCCTTTTAACAAGAGCCAATGAAACAGAGCTTTTTAAAATGAAAAAAGCAAAGGAGGAAAATAAAGAAAAAGAAAAAGCTTTATCTAATGAATTTAACGCAGCGGAAAAGAAACTCCAGGTATTAAGCGACGAATTGGAAGCCAATATTAAGTATAGTGTTGTTCCCATCAAAAAGCTGGTATCCATACAGTTGGAATGCGGCTTGCTCGTTGCCGAATATTTAAAAAATGTATAAGTAAAAATATCTGAAAGGGCCGTCTAAAAAATTGAGTTGCTATCGCTTTTAGACAGCCCTTTCACTGTCAAGTAGTTTTTTCTTCAATCGCTGTTTTTACCTTAAAACATTCCGTGCAGTTTAAAAAGTCTTTGATATGGCTTGCGTAGTTTATTTTTTTATTCCATACCAGATAGATATTGCGGTATTGGTGGGGAACATCACCCAGCTCAAAGGCTATCAACTTTTTATTTTTTACCATGTCTTCAACTGCTATTCTCGATATAAAAGATGTACCCAGTCCTTCTGCAGTCAATTGCTTGATGACCTCAGTGTCGTTTATCGAGGCGCTTATATTTATCGAATCTAAATCTATCTTTTGCGATTTTAAAATCAGCTCCATATTTTGCTTAACGGCCGAGCCGGCTTCACGGATAATAAATGGTTCTTCGGCAATGCGTTTTAAGTTGGGATTTGATTTTTTCAGCTTTTGGTAATAGGAATTATTTGCACTTATAAATACGAATTCATCTTTATAAATTGGAAGAAACTCGCAGTTTTCATCTTCTATCTTCATTCCGACAATGCCTATATCGACGGTATTCAGTGAAACCTTTTTTATTGTTTCAAGGCTGTTTTTTTCTTCAACCTTTATATAAATGTCGGGATGCTTTTTTTTAAACTCTCTCACTATTGAAGGAAGAAGGTAGCCTGCCGGAATGGTGGATGCTCCTATGGTTATAACCTTCCTTTCAGGATGGATAAATTTTTCTATCAGCTTATCCCTTTCGGCGAGAATGTTCTTTGCTTCGTTGTAAAGTTTATTTCCTGCCTCGGTTAATTTTAGCTCTCGGGTAGAACGCAAAAAGAGGGGAGTATCGAGCTCTTCTTCAAGCTGCTTTAAGGTGAGGCTGACTGTGGGCTGCGATATGTTCAACTCGCTTGCAGTAGTGGAAAAGCTTAAATTTTCTACAAGTTTGATAAATATCTCAAGTTGTTTAAATTCCATGAAGACTCCTTTTCGGTGTAAACTGAGCCGATTTTATTTTACGTTCATTACAAAAACGCCGCTCCATTTTGGTTTCGGCGGAGAAACCTGATAGTGGGTAACTCTTCTTAAAAAGACTTTAGAGGGTGCATCATTATACTTTTCTGCACATTCAGAAAAATACTTTTCGGCGTGCTTCCATTTTCTTTTTCTATAATAAGAAAGTCCCGTTTCAAATAATTTTTTTATATCATAAAGTTTTTCGGTTGTAAGTTTCTCGGTAGGCTGAAGGATTTCGTAAATACGTACAGCTTCCGTTTTTCCCTTAACTGCAATAAAATCGAGTTCTCTGCAAATAAAATCTTTGCTTAAATTTTTATAAACCTCTTCCGATATAATCGACTTTGAGCCGTATTCTTTGTTTGCACCTTCAAGCCGGGCTGCAAGATTTACCGTGTCTCCTATGGATGTAAAATCTTTGCGTGTTTTTGAGCCGACAGGTCCGAATACTACGGGCCCCGAATTAATACCTATTCCTACTGAAACTAAAGCGGATCCTTCTTTTAAAGCTGCCTTCTGTTCTCTCCTCATTGCCTTGCGTATTTCCATAGCGGCCTTACATGCATTGATTTCTTTTTTAGGTCCTGAGAAAAAGGCCATAATTTCATCGCCGACGTACTTATCTACATCTCCACCGTTTTCGAAGATTATCTTTGTTTCGATATCGAGATATCGGTTTAAAATATTGATGACTTCACGAGGCTGCATATTTTCACACATGCTTGTAAAACCTCTTATATCGGTAAACAAGAAACAGAGGTCTCTTGTGGCGCTTTTACTTGAAAGATTTTTTTCTGCATTTTGAATAGTATGAAAAGATACATAGGGTAAAATTCCGCGAATAAGTGAGATAATATTTTTTAATTCTATTGAAAGAGTTTTTATTTCGTCATGGGTTTTGATGTTTTCTTCAAAAATAAGCCGGTCGGCTTCAACTGCAGCATTGCTCGAAATCATTCCGCGTAAAATATTTGCGGTTTTTCGTATATTTCCGCATAAGAAAATAATCGGATTTGCAATAAAGTCCGCCAAAAAAAGAACAATGATTATAGAAGCATAGAAAAACACGGCCGAAATTGAAAACACAAATACCTTTGCCTGAAAATAAGGGCGGTCGAGAATTTCTTTAAGATATGTAACAACGGAAAAGCCTACAAGTCTTTGGCCCTCCTTGCGGGTAAAGGTTACGGGATAGATATAAAGGCAGGTTCCATTATCCTCCTTGTAAATAGGTGTACTGACCGTAGCTTGATTTTTGAAATGTTTTATATAAAGGGCTGCTTCCTCAGGACTTATGTTCTTTTCTTCATCAGAGATAAGACGTACCTGCCCTGCGGCTGTAGTATAAGAAAATACGTCAAAAAAAGGCAGTTCGGTAGATTCATCGATTTCTTCAAGAAAAACAGGCTGTTTATTGCTTGTGGTTATTATATCAACCCTTTGAAAGGGGAAGGGCGAAGATAGATTGGTTTTTCTTATTCCTTCGATGAAGGCGTTGATTTTAGCGTGAAGACCGTCCGAAAAGCTGTATATGGCTGCGACCTGCTCGGCTTGGCTTTTTCCTGTCGTGTTGACATTTTGGGTGAGAAGCATATTATAGTTTCTCAAATCCGTGTAAATAAAGGTTGAAAGAATCACTAATATGGTAAAAATAATAACTATTGTAATTTTTATTTTTATATGCGACCTTTTTTTTCTGTTTTTAAAACGGGTTATGTATTGTTTTAATAGCTTATCTATAGAAAAAGCTTCTTCCTGTATGGGTTCGGGATTATTTTTTAGTGATTTTTCTTTTTGTTTTTTTAATTTGTCGGCTATTCGTTTGTTTAACAGTTCTTCCTTGCTTTCCTCTTCTTTTAGCAGGCGTTTATATTCAACATATGATTCGTTTTGCCTTTTTATGGAAATTATGCCGTGTGCTATCAAGAAAGCATGAAAGATAAGGGCTATAAAAAAAGCAAAATATGTAAGGGGACTCAGAGAATAGAACCATCTGGGAGTGTTTGCAAATAAATTCATGCCGGAAATCGAGGCTGAAAGATAAAGGCTTATAGGCACTAAAGCCGAAAAATAAACAATTTTTGAGGATATTCTTGTTTGAAAAATAGATACAAAGATGATTATAAATGCTATAGGCAATAAAAACAGCAATAAGCTGCTTACATAAAAAAAGTTTAAACCGCTTTGTATAAGGTTCGAAAATAATACCGTCATAGGGTAAAGATTTACCGCTTTCTGCGAGGTATTAAACAAGTCCATTTTAGTCATACTGAACGGCAAAACCATAAGTCCTGCAAGAATTATAAGAGAAGCTATTTTTACCGTATCGGGGTGAACATAAATTTTTTTTATCCGGTTAAGGAATTTATCTAGGTCATTTATCATCATAGATAATAGTTTACACACTAAATGCTTTTTGTCAATACAATAAGGGGAAGGGACAAACCCCCGTTCAGAGCGGTGGTTTTTCCCTTCCCCTTTAACCCCATCCCTTTTCCTCGCGCTGCCAAAGGGGATTTCCCCCTTTGGAAACCCCGACTTTTTTCAAATTTTACTATTTATTGCAAACTTTGCGTACAATAATTATGAAAAGGGGAAAATTTTTCTTCTCTAAAAAAAATTATTAACGAGGCTTAATTTATGGAAAAATTATTTAAAATAACTTTACGAAACGACTATGCTTTTAAAAGAGTCTTTGGAGTGGAAGAAAACAAGGACGTTTTACAGGATTTATTGGAATGTATCTTGGACATTCAACCTGAAGATATCGCAGGTTTGGAGCTCTTGGATAAGGAGTTTCATAAGGATTCTATAAGCGATAAAACCGGTGTCTTAGACGTAAAATTACGCCTAAAGAACAACACGATTATCGACATCGAAATTCAAAACAGGTGGAACAGTGAGTTTGTTCAAAGAACAATCTTTTATTGGGCTAAAATGTATACTGAAAACTTAAAAACAGGTGAAGTATATACAAAATTACCTAAATGTATTACAATAAACATAGTGGGTGAAGGATTTGATTTGAATTCACTTATCCATAGTGAGTACAATGTAGTAGAAAAACACCTAAACGACAGGCTTTCCGATGAGCTTGAAATTCACTTTTTAAACTTAGCCAAGGTTAAAGAACAGGATGAAAATATAGAATCCGATGAAAAGAAAAAGAAACTTTACAACTGGCTGAAATTTATCGAAACTGATGATGAGGAGGTACGTAATATGCTGGCACAAGAATCCCCTATGATGCGGAAGGCAAATTCCACTATTGAGTTAATGGAAATGAGCCCAAAAGAGAAGTGGCTTTATGAAAACCGCATGAAATATGAACATGACAAAGCCTCGTGGAAACATGTGGGTTATCAAGAAGGTATTGAACAAGGCTCTTACCAAAAAGCTCTTGAAACTGCACGATTGATGAAACAAGCAAATTGTGAGCTTGACTTTATCATACAAATGACAGGGCTCAGTAAAGAAGAAATCGAAAAGTTATAATTAATTAGGTGGATAAATAAATTATTCATTGTTTTTGTTGTTAATATGCCGAAAAAAGGCAAAGAAATTAGAAAAATTATAAAAAAAATGCGAATTTTGTGTAACTTTTTTGTATTTTTGCTTGACAAGTGATTTTGGCTGTGTTACAATAATGGCAAACAAATAACAAGGAGGAATTTTTTATGAAAAAAATTCTGGCGATTTTGATGATTTTGGTGCTCGTGGGCGGAGTTGCTTTTGCTCAACTTACACCTCAAGTTACAGCAAAGGCTTCTGTAAACTGGGGAATTGACTTTGGCGCAGGAAAGAATGCAAAGGCTCAACATGGTTTTGAGAATCTTTTGGATGCAAAGGTCGTAATCCCTCTTTACATGGGTACTTTAAACTCAAAGACCGAAGGTGACGTTCGCATGAACTTTGATCTTGGTGTAAACTTAGCTTACAGATTCTATGACCAGTTGTCAAATAGTGCATCACCCCATGTGGCTTGGGATTCGGATGCCGAGTTTAAACTCTGGAGAAAAACATTAAGCGATATGTCTGCATCTATTCATTTCTTCGGCGGTTACATGAATGTTTATGGACGACCTGACTTCTCTACAAACTATGCCCAGATTTGGTCACCTATCCGCGACAATGGTGTAGCATGGGGCCCTGAAACCTCAGGCGATATCACTGGTTTTGGTACAAAACTCGGTTATGCAAGCGATGACCTTGCAGGAACAGGGCTTAAATTTGATGCCGGCTTAAAATTCGGATCAAACGGTTCATGGAAAGCTAAAGGAACAACAGCTCAAGATAAGTTTAAGGTTGTAGATTTGAAAGTTGGTGACACACTAATTGCCGGTGCTACATATTATAAACAAAATGGTATCGATGCAGAAGGTAAGCCGATATTTAGTTCTACAGCAGCTGTTTTTGCTGCTCCTCCTACCGTAGGTGCTGGTGAAGACGGAAAATATTTGGTAAAGACAGCGTCTACTGCAACCGGTCCCGCAGCAAACAAATATGCTTTCGGACTTGATTTAAGCTTAGGTTATGATAAGTGGGTTACCCTTGATTTCGGTATCAATGCAACTTTTGATAACGTTAAGGACTTTGGAAAGGCCGGTGTTCATGAAGATGTTGCAGCAGGATCAAATCCGGATAAGCCGTATTTAGGTATGGGATTGAAACTCGGATCAAAGCCTGTTGACGGTCTTGCTCTAACCTTAGCCATGGATGCTTTAATGAATGTAGGCACGGATTCAAAGGTCGCTTTTGATCTTCGCTTTGATGCTTCTTATAAGTGGGTAGCTCTTGGTGCCTATTTCGGTAATGATTTGTCTGCTTATGCCGGAAAAGACAAGAACAATAAGGCTATTGGTGATATGGCAGCAATGATTGCCTTTAAATCAGCAGCTTCAGGAGATACGAATTTTGTTGAAGGTTTGGCATTTGGCGTAGACTTCAGACTTAACCATCTCTTAAGCGCAGTTCCCACCGGTGATAAATCTACATTACCTATGGGTATAAGTGCTTGGGTAAACTACAAGTATGCTCTTACAGATTCAATGTGGGTAAAGCCCTATGCTAACTTCTGGGGTGAAACCAACAGAAAATCTATAGATGCTAGCAAAACCGATAAGTTCTTCGGTGTTGCCTATAAGGTTGGTGCAACATTCTCTCCTGCAGAGAAAATTGAAATTGACACCTACTGGTCACAGGGTAAACTTTCCTGGAATAAATATGAAGGTACTGAAGGTATGATTAGCGCTCCTGCTTTTGATGCACACAATGGTACTTTTGTAATCGGTGTTAAAGTTATCTACTAATCTATACCTAGTATAGTTTAAAACCCGCCGCAAGGCGGGTTTTTTTGTGTCTAATAGACTCTGCTGCTATTCTCAAAACATTGAATAATCATGCGTCTTATGCTATAATCGGTTTTAGGAGGCTTAAAATGGATTTTGATTTTTCGCGCAAGATACCGATAGGTATTCAAAGTTTTGAAGATTTACGCAGAAAAAACTTTTTATAT of the Treponema denticola ATCC 35405 genome contains:
- a CDS encoding ABC transporter substrate-binding protein, with product MKKRIAMLLMAAVLMVTVLVISCSKDEAEMGTGGKTTEKTTLIVGAGGDPMSWNPDSLPDDNGYPIFQNIFNRLVKLDASKNIIPDLAESWDISPDGKEITFYLHTAEWHDGKPVTADDVKYTFDYIAKKNTYLLYSRLQIIDEIVVKDSKTVVFKLKVPDVSLVANLGWYASFVLPKHIFDNGQEWEDNIAAKEKPIGSGPFKLLKFKQGESVTLEANKNYFMGAPKIDNVIFTIIPDSATAVQALVNGEIDVLENIPAANNRELLANPQLRLVFNEYPSPMRIIFNMRNEKVKDVNLRRAIASAINKKEISDKIFDGVQKPEYAMYPQFIKWVSNTENVSPQFNIDAARKILQDAGYKADKDGFFVRGLQIEVFEGGGYPDAAKLMQATLAKAGIELKVNVSEYNAWSDKVGANRDFMLELQGGFMGPDPAALYSRYGTDESNNWSGYSNIKFDELCKKGLTVGNKEERAAIYKEAQKILAEDLPFIPIVGFASYDANSVNFKNLPIDGTGKWGWQEYTFTEKVK
- a CDS encoding M14 family zinc carboxypeptidase, coding for MNKIFEDVINRVPDYKEFMTVDEMNSASKALAKKYPDIVEEFEFGTTRDGDKIIGLKIGKGRQNALVFGLPHPNEPIGTMMLDYFTKELAENNKLRDELNYTWYIVKAWDSDGTRLNEGWFKGPFTLYNYARNFFRPAGHQQVDWTFPIEYKELKFTDSIPETVAMMHLIDKIKPRFIYSLHNAGFGGVYWYLSRDIPKVYAGLKEAAKKQNVPLNLGEPEAPYCKAFAPAIYKELGIRDNYDYLEKYGVKDIPKAIGVGTCSADYAGEKYKSFTMLTELPYFYSEKIIDLSDSGENRGEIVRKSLEENRKSEAFILDSLKKTRKHMAKNNPFLLALDAFTGRKDDYEAAVKMTYEDENYSKKNATVAEKFDNEWIKKFYKMLSFGLLTRANETELFKMKKAKEENKEKEKALSNEFNAAEKKLQVLSDELEANIKYSVVPIKKLVSIQLECGLLVAEYLKNV
- a CDS encoding selenium metabolism-associated LysR family transcriptional regulator; the protein is MEFKQLEIFIKLVENLSFSTTASELNISQPTVSLTLKQLEEELDTPLFLRSTRELKLTEAGNKLYNEAKNILAERDKLIEKFIHPERKVITIGASTIPAGYLLPSIVREFKKKHPDIYIKVEEKNSLETIKKVSLNTVDIGIVGMKIEDENCEFLPIYKDEFVFISANNSYYQKLKKSNPNLKRIAEEPFIIREAGSAVKQNMELILKSQKIDLDSINISASINDTEVIKQLTAEGLGTSFISRIAVEDMVKNKKLIAFELGDVPHQYRNIYLVWNKKINYASHIKDFLNCTECFKVKTAIEEKTT
- a CDS encoding adenylate/guanylate cyclase domain-containing protein, translated to MMINDLDKFLNRIKKIYVHPDTVKIASLIILAGLMVLPFSMTKMDLFNTSQKAVNLYPMTVLFSNLIQSGLNFFYVSSLLLFLLPIAFIIIFVSIFQTRISSKIVYFSALVPISLYLSASISGMNLFANTPRWFYSLSPLTYFAFFIALIFHAFLIAHGIISIKRQNESYVEYKRLLKEEESKEELLNKRIADKLKKQKEKSLKNNPEPIQEEAFSIDKLLKQYITRFKNRKKRSHIKIKITIVIIFTILVILSTFIYTDLRNYNMLLTQNVNTTGKSQAEQVAAIYSFSDGLHAKINAFIEGIRKTNLSSPFPFQRVDIITTSNKQPVFLEEIDESTELPFFDVFSYTTAAGQVRLISDEEKNISPEEAALYIKHFKNQATVSTPIYKEDNGTCLYIYPVTFTRKEGQRLVGFSVVTYLKEILDRPYFQAKVFVFSISAVFFYASIIIVLFLADFIANPIIFLCGNIRKTANILRGMISSNAAVEADRLIFEENIKTHDEIKTLSIELKNIISLIRGILPYVSFHTIQNAEKNLSSKSATRDLCFLFTDIRGFTSMCENMQPREVINILNRYLDIETKIIFENGGDVDKYVGDEIMAFFSGPKKEINACKAAMEIRKAMRREQKAALKEGSALVSVGIGINSGPVVFGPVGSKTRKDFTSIGDTVNLAARLEGANKEYGSKSIISEEVYKNLSKDFICRELDFIAVKGKTEAVRIYEILQPTEKLTTEKLYDIKKLFETGLSYYRKRKWKHAEKYFSECAEKYNDAPSKVFLRRVTHYQVSPPKPKWSGVFVMNVK
- a CDS encoding Rpn family recombination-promoting nuclease/putative transposase; translation: MEKLFKITLRNDYAFKRVFGVEENKDVLQDLLECILDIQPEDIAGLELLDKEFHKDSISDKTGVLDVKLRLKNNTIIDIEIQNRWNSEFVQRTIFYWAKMYTENLKTGEVYTKLPKCITINIVGEGFDLNSLIHSEYNVVEKHLNDRLSDELEIHFLNLAKVKEQDENIESDEKKKKLYNWLKFIETDDEEVRNMLAQESPMMRKANSTIELMEMSPKEKWLYENRMKYEHDKASWKHVGYQEGIEQGSYQKALETARLMKQANCELDFIIQMTGLSKEEIEKL
- a CDS encoding MSP porin; protein product: MKKILAILMILVLVGGVAFAQLTPQVTAKASVNWGIDFGAGKNAKAQHGFENLLDAKVVIPLYMGTLNSKTEGDVRMNFDLGVNLAYRFYDQLSNSASPHVAWDSDAEFKLWRKTLSDMSASIHFFGGYMNVYGRPDFSTNYAQIWSPIRDNGVAWGPETSGDITGFGTKLGYASDDLAGTGLKFDAGLKFGSNGSWKAKGTTAQDKFKVVDLKVGDTLIAGATYYKQNGIDAEGKPIFSSTAAVFAAPPTVGAGEDGKYLVKTASTATGPAANKYAFGLDLSLGYDKWVTLDFGINATFDNVKDFGKAGVHEDVAAGSNPDKPYLGMGLKLGSKPVDGLALTLAMDALMNVGTDSKVAFDLRFDASYKWVALGAYFGNDLSAYAGKDKNNKAIGDMAAMIAFKSAASGDTNFVEGLAFGVDFRLNHLLSAVPTGDKSTLPMGISAWVNYKYALTDSMWVKPYANFWGETNRKSIDASKTDKFFGVAYKVGATFSPAEKIEIDTYWSQGKLSWNKYEGTEGMISAPAFDAHNGTFVIGVKVIY